In Naumovozyma castellii chromosome 1, complete genome, one DNA window encodes the following:
- the OGG1 gene encoding 8-oxoguanine glycosylase OGG1 (ancestral locus Anc_4.321) produces the protein MTTFEVIIVANNELSLENVLQTGQAFRWVFDESTKRYSSTMRIGDACHYSFITLRQPNSNTIEFSTTDTLQSVSEIRDHLIRYFRLDVSLNSLFNDKWIPNDKNFKKLSPQGIRILAQEPWETLVSFICSSNNNISRITKMCHSLCTNYGNEVCTYDGNKFYSFPTSDELASKATESELRELGFGYRAKYIIETAKKVVKDRRDGDYKTDSAYFEHLRSKFTYEEMREHLMSYVGVGPKVADCVCLMGFRMDEIVPVDVHIGRIATRDYRMGAKKKQLDELRKSYVDYPITKKKVKADLDYIRIEFLKKWGPYAGWAQGILFAKEIGTTSGATSTGVIKKRAFVEIDVKVEAGNGLKKHLKKVGTLE, from the coding sequence ATGACCACTTTCGAAGTAATAATAGTGGCCAACAATGAGCTCTCGCTAGAAAATGTTTTACAGACTGGACAGGCCTTCAGATGGGTTTTTGACGAATCTACAAAAAGATACAGCTCCACTATGAGAATCGGGGATGCTTGTCATTATAGTTTCATTACTCTTAGACAACCTAATTCCAACACAATCGAGTTTTCAACGACAGATACTTTACAGTCGGTGTCGGAGATAAGGGATCATTTGATCAGGTATTTTAGACTGGATGTATCACTAAACTCTTTGTTCAATGACAAGTGGATACCGAATGACAAAAACTTTAAGAAACTTTCACCTCAGGGGATAAGAATACTTGCTCAAGAACCATGGGAGACACTTGTTTCTTTTATCTGTTCgagtaataataatatttcaagaattaCCAAGATGTGTCATTCTCTTTGCACAAACTATGGTAATGAAGTTTGTACATATGATGGGAATAAATTCTATTCATTCCCTACAAGTGATGAATTAGCCTCTAAAGCTACTGAGTCAGAACTTCGAGAGCTAGGATTTGGGTACAGAgcaaaatatattatagaGACTGCTAAGAAAGTGGTAAAGGATAGACGAGATGGCGATTATAAAACTGATTCAGCCTATTTTGAGCACTTACGCAGCAAATTTACCTACGAAGAAATGCGAGAACACTTAATGTCATATGTGGGCGTTGGCCCTAAAGTTGCTGACTGTGTTTGTTTAATGGGATTTCGCATGGATGAAATCGTACCAGTAGACGTTCACATTGGAAGGATAGCGACAAGAGACTATCGGATGGGTGCAAAGAAAAAGCAGCTTGATGAGCTACGAAAGTCTTACGTAGACTATCCAATAACCAAGAAAAAGGTAAAGGCCGACCTAGATTATAttagaattgaatttcTGAAGAAATGGGGCCCGTATGCAGGATGGGCTCAAGGTATCTTGTTTGCTAAAGAAATAGGAACAACAAGTGGGGCAACATCAACAGGCGTGATTAAGAAACGTGCATTTGTGGAGATTGACGTCAAAGTTGAAGCTGGGAATGGATTAAAGAAACACCTAAAGAAGGTAGGTACCTTGGAGTAG